A genomic region of Halococcus sediminicola contains the following coding sequences:
- the gyrA gene encoding DNA gyrase subunit A, with the protein MSSDTPQPGPNAAANVDSVRIEDEMEQSYIDYAMSVIAGRALPDVRDGLKPVHRRILYAMHEEGVTSRAGHRKSSSVVGDTMGDYHPHGDSAIYDALARLAQDFSMRAPLVDGQGNFGSVDGDPPAAMRYTEARMSPIAEELLSDIEKDTVDFTSNYDDRLTEPDVLPSAFPNLLVNGSSGIAVGMSTNVPPHNLGEVIDATIHLIENPECAVGDLMEHVKGPDFPTGAEIVGREAIHSAYTTGRGRVRMRASYEIEEMGNRERIVVSELPYQQNKAKLVEHIADLVNDGTLDGVSDLRDESDRDGIRIVIELKQGALVDVVENQLLEHCLEKTFGVINLALVDGEPQVLDLKELLSHYLDHRREVVRRRSQHDLDEAEERAHILSGRLTALENAEDVVELIREADDRDAAKSDLREVYDFSERQADHIVRMQLGSLTALEAEEIEAEYRNVEDEIERLETILGSESELNRVIEEELQEIKDEYADDRRTNIVEDYGTVTREDLIPDEEVIVVMTENDYIKRMPAANFDPQGRGGKGIIGTKLKDGDRVSAVFRANTHDYLLSFTNRGYVHRLKVYEVPEMGRTARGKSAVNLVNLDDGENITAVVATDDLCEEECLTMVTREGYVKRTCASAFANIHSGGLIATRLEEGDELVDVTVTDDGGDLLIGTEQGMAIRFPKEEAREMGRSARGVNAIKLESEDAVAGVVAARDGADLLTVTENGYGKRTPMSEYRTQSRYGKGLKDIKTGERNGRVTAIESATADDDLVVMSEGGQIIRTRVGDISTVGRNTMGVTIMRLDDDRVACIDVLGD; encoded by the coding sequence ATGAGTTCAGACACCCCTCAACCCGGACCGAACGCGGCCGCGAACGTCGATTCGGTCCGCATCGAAGACGAGATGGAACAGTCGTATATCGACTACGCGATGAGCGTCATCGCCGGGCGCGCGCTGCCCGACGTCCGCGACGGCCTCAAGCCCGTCCACCGGCGCATCCTCTACGCCATGCACGAGGAGGGCGTCACCAGCAGGGCGGGCCACCGGAAATCCTCCTCGGTGGTTGGCGACACGATGGGCGACTACCACCCCCACGGCGACTCGGCCATCTACGACGCGCTCGCCAGACTGGCACAGGACTTCTCGATGCGCGCGCCGCTCGTGGATGGACAGGGCAATTTCGGCTCCGTGGACGGCGACCCACCCGCCGCGATGCGTTACACCGAGGCCCGGATGAGTCCCATCGCCGAGGAACTGCTCTCGGACATCGAGAAGGACACCGTCGATTTCACGTCGAACTACGACGACCGCCTCACCGAACCCGACGTCCTCCCGTCGGCCTTCCCGAACCTGCTCGTCAACGGTTCGTCTGGCATCGCGGTCGGGATGAGTACGAACGTGCCCCCGCACAATCTGGGCGAGGTCATCGACGCCACGATCCACCTCATCGAGAACCCCGAGTGCGCAGTGGGGGACCTGATGGAACACGTGAAGGGACCGGATTTCCCGACCGGAGCCGAAATCGTCGGGCGCGAGGCCATTCATTCTGCCTATACCACCGGTCGCGGTCGGGTTCGGATGCGCGCGAGCTACGAGATCGAGGAGATGGGCAATCGCGAGCGCATCGTCGTCAGCGAACTGCCCTACCAGCAGAACAAGGCCAAACTCGTCGAGCACATCGCCGACCTCGTCAACGACGGCACGCTCGACGGCGTGAGCGACCTCCGCGACGAGTCCGATCGGGACGGCATCCGTATCGTCATCGAACTCAAGCAGGGCGCGCTCGTCGACGTGGTCGAGAACCAGCTGCTCGAACACTGCCTCGAAAAGACCTTCGGAGTGATCAACCTCGCGCTGGTCGACGGCGAACCGCAGGTGCTCGACCTCAAAGAACTGCTCTCGCACTACCTCGACCACCGCCGCGAGGTCGTCCGTCGGCGCTCCCAGCACGACCTCGACGAGGCCGAGGAGCGCGCCCATATCCTCTCCGGGCGGCTGACGGCGCTCGAAAACGCCGAGGACGTCGTCGAACTGATCCGCGAGGCCGACGACCGTGACGCGGCCAAGAGCGATCTCAGGGAAGTCTACGACTTCTCCGAACGGCAGGCCGACCACATCGTGCGGATGCAACTCGGGAGTTTGACGGCACTCGAAGCCGAGGAGATCGAAGCCGAGTATCGGAACGTCGAGGACGAAATCGAGCGCCTCGAAACCATCCTCGGTAGCGAATCCGAACTGAATCGGGTCATCGAGGAGGAACTCCAGGAGATCAAGGACGAGTACGCAGACGACCGCCGCACGAACATCGTCGAGGACTACGGCACCGTCACGCGCGAGGACCTCATCCCCGACGAGGAGGTGATCGTCGTGATGACCGAAAACGACTACATCAAGCGGATGCCCGCGGCGAACTTCGACCCGCAGGGCCGCGGCGGGAAGGGCATCATCGGGACGAAACTCAAGGATGGCGACCGCGTTTCGGCGGTCTTCCGGGCGAACACCCACGACTATCTCCTCTCGTTCACCAACCGGGGCTACGTCCACCGCCTGAAGGTCTACGAGGTGCCCGAGATGGGCCGGACCGCCCGCGGGAAGTCGGCGGTGAATCTCGTGAACCTCGACGACGGCGAGAACATTACGGCAGTCGTGGCGACCGACGACCTCTGCGAGGAGGAGTGTCTCACGATGGTCACGCGCGAGGGCTACGTCAAACGTACCTGTGCGAGTGCGTTCGCCAACATCCATTCCGGTGGGCTGATCGCCACCCGACTCGAAGAGGGAGACGAACTCGTCGACGTCACGGTCACCGACGACGGCGGCGACCTGCTCATCGGCACCGAGCAGGGGATGGCGATTCGCTTCCCGAAGGAGGAAGCCCGGGAGATGGGCCGGAGTGCTCGTGGTGTGAACGCCATCAAACTCGAAAGCGAGGACGCGGTCGCGGGGGTCGTCGCCGCCCGCGATGGTGCGGACCTGCTCACCGTGACCGAGAACGGCTACGGCAAGCGCACGCCCATGAGCGAGTACCGAACCCAGTCACGCTACGGCAAAGGTCTCAAAGACATCAAGACGGGCGAGCGAAACGGTCGCGTGACGGCCATCGAGAGCGCGACTGCCGACGACGATCTCGTGGTGATGAGCGAGGGCGGCCAGATAATCCGCACGCGCGTCGGTGACATCTCGACGGTGGGCCGAAACACGATGGGCGTGACGATAATGCGTCTCGACGACGACCGCGTGGCCTGTATCGACGTGCTCGGCGACTGA
- the gyrB gene encoding DNA topoisomerase (ATP-hydrolyzing) subunit B, protein MPQDEYGAGQIQVLEGLQAVRKRPAMYIGSTDARGLHHLVYEVVDNAIDEALAGHCDSITVTIHDGEHPSVSVTDDGRGIPVDEHEDGKSALEVIMTVLHAGGKFDKESYQVSGGLHGVGISVVNALSKWVEVTVKRDGAKWVQRFDHGEPEGDIERVRDLRDDEETGTTLQFWPDEKVFTTTAFTTSTLANRLRELAFLNSGVEIELEDERDGSRERFRYDGGIREFVVYLNESKSALHEDVIYFDDDAAVEDGEVSVEVAMQATDELQGSIHAFANNINTREGGTHLTGFKTALTRVVNDYASENGLLKPLDDENLKGSDIREGLTAVISVKHPDPQFEGQTKTKLGNGEVRGIVESAVHEQLNTYFEEHPDTATAVIGKAVEAAKARRAAKKAEELTRRKSALESTALPGKLADCQSRDPKDSELFIVEGDSAGGSAKQGRDREFQAILPLFGKVLNVEKHRLDRILENEKIRNLITAIGAGVGEEFDIEEARYHKIIIMTDADVDGAHIRTLYLTLLYRHLTPLIEAGYVYAAQPPLYRIRNGGETYDAMTEAERDRIVEEQCGGTPDQVQRFKGLGEMNPDQLWETTMNPENRILKQITLEDAAAADKMFSVLMGDAVEPRREFIKSHATDADWVDI, encoded by the coding sequence ATGCCCCAAGACGAGTACGGAGCCGGACAGATTCAAGTTCTCGAAGGATTACAGGCCGTCCGGAAGCGCCCGGCGATGTATATCGGCTCGACGGACGCTCGTGGTCTCCACCATCTCGTGTACGAGGTCGTCGACAACGCCATCGACGAGGCGCTTGCCGGCCACTGCGATTCGATTACGGTCACGATTCACGACGGCGAGCACCCCTCGGTGAGCGTGACCGACGACGGCCGGGGGATCCCGGTCGACGAACACGAGGACGGCAAGTCCGCCCTCGAAGTTATCATGACCGTCCTCCACGCCGGCGGGAAGTTCGACAAGGAGTCCTACCAAGTCTCGGGGGGGCTCCACGGCGTCGGCATCTCGGTGGTGAACGCGCTCTCGAAGTGGGTCGAAGTCACCGTCAAACGCGACGGGGCGAAGTGGGTCCAGCGGTTCGACCACGGCGAACCCGAGGGCGACATCGAGCGGGTTCGAGACCTCCGTGATGACGAAGAAACGGGAACCACCCTCCAGTTCTGGCCCGACGAGAAGGTCTTCACCACCACGGCGTTCACCACCTCGACGCTCGCCAACCGCCTTCGTGAGTTGGCCTTCCTCAATTCGGGCGTCGAGATCGAACTCGAAGACGAACGCGACGGCAGCCGCGAGCGCTTTCGCTACGACGGCGGCATCCGCGAGTTCGTCGTCTACCTCAACGAGTCGAAAAGCGCCCTCCACGAGGACGTCATCTACTTCGACGACGACGCCGCAGTCGAGGACGGCGAGGTCAGCGTCGAGGTGGCCATGCAGGCCACCGACGAACTCCAGGGGTCGATCCACGCCTTCGCCAACAACATCAACACCCGTGAGGGCGGCACGCACCTCACCGGCTTCAAGACCGCCCTGACGCGGGTCGTCAACGACTACGCGAGCGAAAATGGGTTACTGAAGCCGCTCGACGACGAGAACCTGAAGGGTAGCGACATCCGCGAAGGGCTGACGGCCGTGATTTCGGTCAAACACCCCGACCCGCAGTTCGAGGGCCAGACCAAGACCAAACTCGGCAACGGCGAGGTACGCGGTATCGTCGAGAGCGCCGTCCACGAGCAGTTGAACACCTACTTCGAGGAACATCCCGACACCGCGACGGCGGTCATCGGCAAGGCCGTCGAGGCCGCCAAAGCCCGCCGCGCCGCGAAGAAGGCCGAGGAGCTCACCCGGCGGAAATCGGCGCTCGAATCGACGGCCCTCCCCGGCAAACTCGCCGACTGCCAGAGCCGCGATCCGAAGGACTCGGAACTGTTCATCGTCGAGGGCGACTCGGCGGGCGGGAGTGCCAAACAGGGCCGCGACCGCGAGTTTCAGGCAATCCTTCCCCTGTTCGGCAAAGTGCTCAACGTCGAGAAACACCGCCTCGACCGCATCCTCGAAAACGAGAAAATACGAAATCTCATCACCGCCATCGGCGCGGGCGTCGGCGAGGAGTTCGACATCGAGGAGGCCAGATACCACAAGATCATCATCATGACCGACGCCGACGTGGACGGCGCGCACATCCGCACGCTGTATCTCACGCTGCTCTATCGGCATCTCACGCCGCTCATCGAGGCTGGATACGTGTACGCCGCCCAGCCACCGCTCTACCGCATCCGTAACGGCGGCGAGACCTACGACGCGATGACCGAGGCCGAACGCGACCGCATCGTCGAAGAGCAGTGTGGCGGCACGCCCGATCAGGTCCAGCGGTTCAAGGGACTCGGCGAGATGAACCCCGACCAGCTCTGGGAGACGACGATGAACCCCGAAAACCGGATCCTGAAGCAGATCACCCTCGAAGACGCCGCCGCCGCGGACAAGATGTTCTCCGTGTTGATGGGCGACGCCGTCGAACCCCGTCGGGAGTTCATCAAGAGCCACGCGACCGACGCCGACTGGGTCGATATATGA
- a CDS encoding DNA topoisomerase VI subunit B: protein MPSLQSTLDDEGVADELAAGQRAISIAEFFEKNKHMLGFDSGARGLVTAVKEAVDNALDATEEAGHLPDIYIEIEEVGDYYRLVVEDNGPGITSEELPKVFGKLLYGSRFHKREQARGQQGIGISAAVLYSQLTSGKPAKITSRTQGGEAKYFELIIDTDSNEPEVSVDETTTWDRPHGTRIELEMEANMRARSQLRDYVKHTAVVNPHARIELREPNGEFKAERATDQLPAETEEIRPHPHGVELGTLLKMLDGTDSYSISGFLQGEFTRVGKTTAANVGEAFTDRHYGREMAWRTPTDTNALEEAVAEAVVNKGKEPTDEFARRVADAIVEHDRLAHHELATLVERAAGATTDEMGTTFGDTVQEKAVAAAWEIVREDRTADLYGLADEATSTRKDSGVIESFAERLAAKFEGGRDRLRRETLEEYVKRAAEMTVEREEVSFGETARENVTEALWDTARPVPDDPPNVTAVAADRDTASALLDAMRETDIIAPPTDCLSPITADLVRSGLEKEFDADFYASATRDAGVHGGDPFIVEAGIAYGGDLPAEGGVELLRFANRVPLVYQRGACATTDVLKGIGWRNYGLDQPGGSGMPNGPAVIMIHVASTNVPFTSESKDAIANVPAIEDEIELAVREAARELKSYLKKRRSMQQRQEKQDVLGTILPEMADKLADVTEREELQIDDSLARIMNNVLVERHVDDHRVKLVVENHSGTNESPELTEIVSAEPTSVSDGARIVEMDGEWFIKWSPEVGSDSETVLEYELADESEFDLDVAGIASEKLTVNA from the coding sequence ATGCCATCCCTCCAATCGACGCTCGACGACGAGGGGGTCGCCGACGAGCTGGCGGCGGGCCAGCGGGCGATCTCCATCGCCGAGTTCTTCGAGAAGAACAAGCACATGCTCGGGTTCGACAGCGGGGCCCGGGGACTCGTTACTGCGGTGAAAGAGGCCGTCGACAACGCACTCGACGCGACCGAGGAAGCGGGCCATCTCCCCGACATCTACATCGAAATCGAGGAGGTGGGCGACTATTATCGGCTCGTCGTCGAGGACAACGGTCCCGGCATCACGAGCGAGGAACTCCCGAAGGTCTTCGGCAAACTCCTCTATGGCTCCCGATTCCACAAGCGCGAACAGGCCCGCGGCCAGCAGGGTATCGGCATCTCGGCGGCGGTGCTCTACTCACAGCTTACCAGTGGGAAGCCGGCCAAAATCACGAGCCGCACGCAGGGCGGTGAGGCGAAATACTTCGAGCTCATCATCGACACCGATTCGAACGAACCCGAGGTCTCCGTCGACGAGACGACCACGTGGGACCGTCCGCACGGTACCCGCATCGAGTTGGAGATGGAGGCGAACATGCGCGCACGCAGTCAACTCAGGGACTACGTGAAACACACGGCCGTGGTGAACCCCCACGCCCGCATCGAACTCCGCGAGCCGAACGGCGAGTTCAAGGCCGAGCGCGCGACCGACCAGCTCCCCGCCGAGACCGAGGAGATCAGACCCCACCCTCACGGCGTCGAACTCGGGACCTTACTGAAGATGCTCGACGGGACCGATTCGTACAGCATCTCGGGATTCCTCCAAGGGGAGTTCACCCGCGTCGGCAAGACGACGGCGGCCAACGTCGGCGAGGCGTTCACCGACCGCCACTACGGCCGCGAGATGGCGTGGCGAACGCCGACCGACACGAACGCGCTCGAAGAGGCCGTCGCGGAGGCGGTGGTGAACAAAGGGAAGGAGCCGACCGACGAGTTCGCACGCCGGGTCGCCGACGCCATCGTCGAGCACGACCGGCTGGCCCACCACGAACTCGCCACACTCGTCGAGCGCGCCGCCGGGGCGACGACCGACGAGATGGGAACGACGTTCGGCGACACCGTACAGGAGAAAGCCGTCGCGGCGGCGTGGGAAATCGTCCGAGAGGACCGAACGGCCGACCTCTACGGACTGGCCGACGAGGCGACGAGCACGCGCAAGGACAGCGGAGTCATCGAGTCGTTCGCCGAGCGGCTGGCGGCGAAGTTCGAGGGCGGGCGCGATCGGCTACGTCGGGAGACGCTCGAAGAATACGTGAAACGGGCCGCCGAGATGACCGTCGAGCGCGAGGAGGTCTCCTTCGGCGAGACCGCCCGCGAGAACGTCACGGAAGCCCTGTGGGACACCGCCCGCCCGGTTCCCGACGACCCGCCGAACGTCACCGCCGTCGCCGCTGACCGCGACACCGCGAGCGCGCTGTTGGATGCGATGCGCGAGACCGACATCATCGCGCCACCGACCGATTGTCTCTCGCCGATCACCGCGGATCTCGTGCGCTCGGGGCTCGAAAAGGAGTTCGACGCCGATTTCTACGCCTCCGCCACGCGGGACGCCGGCGTCCACGGCGGCGACCCGTTCATCGTCGAGGCCGGCATCGCCTACGGCGGCGACCTGCCCGCGGAGGGCGGCGTCGAACTGCTCCGCTTTGCCAACCGCGTTCCGCTCGTCTATCAGCGCGGGGCGTGTGCCACGACGGACGTCCTGAAGGGCATCGGCTGGCGGAACTATGGACTCGACCAACCCGGCGGATCGGGCATGCCGAACGGGCCGGCAGTGATCATGATCCACGTCGCCTCAACCAACGTCCCCTTCACGAGCGAGTCGAAGGACGCCATCGCCAACGTGCCCGCGATCGAAGACGAGATCGAACTCGCGGTGCGGGAAGCGGCCCGCGAACTGAAGAGCTACCTGAAAAAGCGCCGCTCGATGCAACAGCGCCAGGAAAAACAGGACGTACTGGGCACGATCCTCCCCGAGATGGCCGACAAACTCGCCGACGTGACCGAGCGCGAGGAGTTGCAGATCGACGACTCGCTCGCGCGCATCATGAACAACGTCCTCGTCGAGCGCCACGTCGACGATCACCGTGTGAAACTCGTCGTCGAAAACCACTCGGGAACCAACGAATCGCCCGAACTGACCGAGATCGTCTCGGCCGAACCCACGAGCGTCTCCGACGGCGCGCGCATCGTCGAGATGGACGGCGAGTGGTTCATCAAGTGGTCGCCGGAAGTCGGAAGCGATAGCGAGACGGTCCTAGAGTACGAACTCGCCGACGAGAGCGAGTTCGACCTCGACGTGGCGGGCATCGCAAGCGAGAAACTCACCGTGAACGCCTGA
- a CDS encoding DNA topoisomerase IV subunit A, translating to MSTDTPDIDASARERLIDLAADFYDQFAGGEIPAMELPTRTKSNIEYDENSDVWVYGDRTSTRSANSVRGARKLLKAIYTIDFLADQLDADRSSTLRELYYLSESWDNEEAQFSDQDESNQLIEDLEIVSEVTREDLHMRPEESGATLMGPLHLREQTRRGEREIHCQKDVGEGGYQIPNNPDTIEFLDHDAEFILCVETGGMRDRLVENGFDDDYGTIVVHLKGQPARATRRITKRLHDELDLPVVVFTDGDPWSYRIYGSVAYGSIKSAHLSDYLATPEAQFIGIQPTDIVEYDLPTDPLADSDINALESELTDPRFQTEYWREQIELQLDIGKKAEQQALASRGLDFVTDTYLPERLTEMGVL from the coding sequence ATGAGCACCGACACACCCGACATCGACGCCTCGGCGCGCGAGCGACTCATCGACCTCGCGGCCGACTTCTACGACCAGTTCGCGGGCGGCGAGATCCCCGCGATGGAACTGCCAACACGAACGAAATCGAACATCGAATACGACGAGAACAGTGACGTGTGGGTCTACGGCGACCGCACGAGCACGCGCAGCGCGAACTCCGTCCGCGGGGCGCGCAAGCTCCTGAAGGCCATCTACACCATCGACTTCCTCGCCGACCAGCTCGATGCCGACCGCTCGTCGACCCTGCGTGAGTTGTATTATCTCTCCGAGAGCTGGGACAACGAGGAGGCCCAGTTTTCCGACCAGGACGAATCGAACCAGCTCATCGAGGATCTCGAAATCGTCTCGGAGGTGACCCGCGAGGACCTCCACATGCGCCCGGAGGAGTCGGGCGCGACGCTGATGGGGCCGCTCCACCTCCGCGAGCAGACCAGACGTGGCGAGCGCGAGATCCACTGTCAAAAAGACGTCGGCGAGGGTGGGTATCAGATCCCGAACAACCCCGACACCATCGAGTTCCTCGACCACGACGCCGAGTTCATCCTCTGCGTCGAGACCGGTGGCATGCGCGATCGGCTCGTCGAGAACGGCTTCGACGACGACTACGGCACCATCGTCGTCCACCTCAAGGGCCAGCCCGCCCGTGCGACCCGGCGGATCACCAAACGCCTCCACGACGAGCTTGATCTCCCAGTAGTGGTCTTCACTGACGGCGACCCGTGGTCGTATCGGATCTACGGTTCGGTGGCGTATGGCTCCATCAAATCGGCGCACCTCTCGGATTACCTCGCCACGCCCGAGGCGCAGTTCATCGGGATTCAACCCACGGACATCGTCGAGTACGACCTGCCGACCGACCCGCTCGCGGATTCGGACATCAACGCCCTCGAAAGCGAACTCACCGACCCGCGCTTCCAGACGGAGTACTGGCGCGAGCAGATCGAACTCCAGCTCGACATCGGGAAGAAGGCCGAACAGCAGGCGCTCGCCTCGCGCGGGCTGGACTTCGTGACCGACACCTACCTGCCCGAGCGGCTGACCGAGATGGGCGTGCTGTAG
- a CDS encoding glutamate--cysteine ligase family protein, with the protein MSGSDLAARVEDVLTVDAGDFHARAEEEAEVIKRELDAGTFDNPQAIIGLEYEFYGVDRESSALARVPRRLLEFIGFEKELGLHNAEMCTSPQPLNSHGLAAQEAEVSARLRTALDCVASSDLRLVSDGMWTIPPEGEPAREYLTGSITDREVRIASNMSDSVRYHAMANTAGADAVGMNVGAPHVSLSADTVMPESLITSIQPHYQVAHAADLPEYFTYALRIAGPLLALGVNSPFFPPDLYDDASPEEILADGWMSHRIHVFEAILNPDGGMGKVRFPHDLDSTEQAVDRIAADDTIVPMPIEETSRFDDAFATFRVKHGTYWRWVRPVFEGASKSAANARIEFRPIGGQPTVRDTIAFQAAFAGLMESLTRREHPVASLDWQDAHENFYAAMHDGLAADLVWVTNDGRETHSYDEIYSDIFAHAKDGLESRGFSESEAAKYLWPLRQRARRKVTPARWKRHEVRERLDDGAAFAEAVYGMQRAYIDRQSETFIGDHSFADWLAD; encoded by the coding sequence ATGTCAGGCTCGGATCTCGCGGCGCGGGTCGAGGACGTGCTCACCGTCGACGCCGGGGACTTTCACGCCCGCGCCGAGGAGGAAGCCGAGGTGATAAAGCGCGAACTCGACGCCGGCACCTTCGACAACCCACAGGCCATCATCGGCCTCGAATACGAGTTCTACGGGGTGGACCGCGAATCGAGCGCGCTGGCACGGGTACCGCGCCGCCTGCTCGAGTTCATCGGCTTCGAGAAGGAACTCGGCCTGCACAACGCCGAGATGTGCACGAGTCCACAGCCGCTCAATTCCCATGGTCTCGCCGCTCAGGAGGCCGAAGTGAGCGCTCGTCTCCGTACTGCCCTCGACTGCGTGGCATCCTCGGACCTCCGGCTGGTCAGCGACGGCATGTGGACCATTCCCCCGGAGGGCGAGCCGGCCCGCGAGTACCTCACCGGCTCGATCACCGACCGCGAGGTGCGCATCGCTTCGAACATGAGCGACTCGGTCAGGTATCACGCGATGGCCAACACCGCCGGCGCGGATGCGGTCGGCATGAACGTCGGCGCGCCGCACGTCTCGCTGTCGGCGGACACGGTGATGCCCGAGAGCCTCATCACCTCGATCCAGCCCCACTATCAGGTGGCCCACGCCGCGGATCTGCCCGAGTACTTCACCTACGCGCTCCGGATTGCGGGACCGCTGCTCGCGCTGGGGGTCAACTCGCCCTTTTTCCCGCCGGACCTCTACGACGATGCCTCTCCCGAGGAAATCCTCGCCGATGGGTGGATGAGCCACCGCATCCACGTCTTCGAGGCCATCCTGAATCCCGACGGTGGGATGGGCAAGGTCAGGTTCCCCCACGACCTCGATTCGACGGAACAGGCCGTCGACCGTATCGCGGCCGACGACACCATCGTCCCGATGCCGATCGAGGAGACCAGTCGCTTCGACGACGCCTTCGCCACGTTCAGAGTGAAACACGGGACCTACTGGCGCTGGGTCAGACCGGTCTTCGAGGGGGCGAGCAAATCGGCGGCGAACGCCCGCATCGAGTTCCGTCCGATCGGAGGCCAGCCCACGGTGCGAGACACCATCGCCTTTCAGGCGGCGTTCGCCGGCCTGATGGAGAGTCTGACCCGCCGCGAGCACCCGGTGGCGAGCCTCGACTGGCAGGACGCCCACGAGAACTTCTACGCGGCGATGCACGACGGTCTCGCCGCCGACCTCGTCTGGGTCACGAACGACGGCCGCGAGACCCACTCCTACGACGAGATCTATTCGGATATCTTCGCCCACGCGAAGGACGGTCTCGAATCGCGTGGCTTCTCCGAGAGCGAGGCCGCGAAGTACCTCTGGCCGCTGCGCCAGCGCGCCCGCCGGAAGGTGACGCCCGCGCGCTGGAAGCGCCACGAGGTGCGAGAACGCCTCGACGACGGCGCGGCGTTCGCCGAGGCCGTCTACGGCATGCAACGGGCCTACATCGACCGCCAGTCCGAAACCTTCATCGGTGACCACAGTTTCGCCGACTGGCTCGCCGATTGA
- a CDS encoding universal stress protein: protein MAKRLLVPVDGSEQAWNALDHATAEHPEAVLTLLHVINPVGAGTGAQVADVGYGEEWYAAAERRAEDLFERARERVGDHEIETETTVGRPARAIVAVAEESDIDSIVMGSHGRDGVSRVVLGSVAETVVRRSPVPVTVVR from the coding sequence ATGGCGAAACGGCTGCTCGTCCCTGTCGACGGCTCCGAGCAGGCCTGGAACGCGCTCGACCACGCTACGGCCGAACACCCCGAGGCAGTGCTCACGCTGTTGCACGTCATCAACCCCGTGGGAGCCGGAACCGGCGCGCAGGTCGCCGACGTGGGTTACGGCGAGGAGTGGTACGCGGCCGCCGAGCGCCGCGCCGAGGACCTCTTCGAGCGCGCCCGCGAGCGCGTCGGCGACCACGAAATCGAGACCGAGACGACCGTCGGCCGGCCCGCTCGCGCCATCGTCGCCGTCGCCGAGGAGAGCGATATCGATAGCATCGTCATGGGCAGCCACGGCCGCGACGGCGTCTCGCGGGTCGTTCTCGGAAGCGTCGCCGAGACCGTCGTCCGGCGCTCGCCGGTCCCGGTGACGGTCGTCCGATAG
- a CDS encoding DUF7113 family protein: MLLIRGHAGGTALTGTLYERGEEAPSFSGAPDEDAPYVWVCDAFYEVESGGQRQQIDDATVNVAFESPVAHGFETREQAIEGAKEHLRTQFARVGVAESDVEIGMQKADSAAE; the protein is encoded by the coding sequence ATGCTCCTGATTCGTGGGCACGCCGGCGGAACAGCACTCACCGGCACGCTCTACGAGCGCGGGGAAGAGGCCCCATCTTTCAGCGGCGCGCCCGACGAGGACGCACCGTACGTCTGGGTCTGCGATGCTTTCTACGAGGTCGAATCGGGTGGCCAGCGCCAGCAGATCGACGATGCGACCGTGAACGTCGCCTTCGAGTCACCCGTCGCCCACGGCTTCGAGACGCGCGAGCAGGCCATCGAAGGCGCGAAAGAACACCTCCGCACGCAGTTCGCCCGTGTCGGCGTCGCCGAATCGGACGTCGAAATCGGGATGCAGAAGGCCGATTCGGCGGCCGAGTGA